One window from the genome of Leuconostoc suionicum encodes:
- a CDS encoding PRD domain-containing protein yields MLVKRIFNNNVLLAENSEQELVIVGRGVGFKQKIGNTVDSSKIEKAYYPQDENWTRMFNEMVDTISSDYVEIASHIISTAEKSLGLSFDGYLLIGLADHIQFAVERLQKNLPIKNELLWETKHFYPDEYRIGALAVAFINEQMSVQLPEDEVGFIALKFVEKRAGPNFNEKATNMTQLIESALTLIRHDLLPDIDSSNLNYQRLIVHLRFFVDRLLDENHVQKGENSFDNVMSQHLSENLRERYTGSYQCAQRVINYFEQQTKQQTGVNEQVYLTMHLQRIVDSSI; encoded by the coding sequence ATGCTGGTAAAAAGAATTTTTAATAATAATGTTCTACTAGCCGAGAATAGCGAACAGGAATTAGTAATCGTTGGGCGCGGTGTTGGTTTCAAGCAAAAAATAGGTAATACAGTTGATTCGAGTAAAATTGAAAAAGCTTATTATCCGCAGGATGAAAATTGGACGAGAATGTTTAACGAAATGGTCGATACAATTTCGTCGGATTATGTTGAAATCGCCTCACATATTATTTCAACTGCGGAGAAAAGTTTAGGCCTGTCATTTGACGGATACTTGTTAATTGGACTAGCAGATCACATACAGTTTGCGGTAGAACGCTTACAAAAAAATCTGCCCATTAAAAATGAGCTATTATGGGAAACAAAACACTTTTACCCTGATGAATATCGTATTGGTGCACTCGCTGTAGCTTTTATTAATGAACAAATGAGTGTGCAATTACCTGAAGATGAGGTTGGTTTTATTGCTTTGAAATTTGTTGAAAAGCGGGCTGGCCCAAATTTCAATGAGAAAGCAACCAATATGACGCAACTCATTGAGAGTGCATTAACATTGATTCGTCATGATTTATTACCTGATATTGATTCTTCTAATCTCAATTATCAGAGATTAATTGTTCATTTGCGTTTCTTCGTAGATCGATTATTAGATGAAAATCATGTTCAAAAAGGTGAAAATAGTTTTGACAACGTAATGTCGCAGCATTTATCAGAAAATTTGCGGGAGCGTTACACAGGCTCATATCAATGTGCACAACGTGTAATTAACTATTTTGAACAACAAACGAAACAACAAACAGGAGTCAATGAACAAGTTTACTTGACTATGCATCTGCAAAGAATTGTGGATTCTTCAATTTAA
- a CDS encoding SLC45 family MFS transporter produces the protein MSSNEHKKGQLPMLTSMQLFLMTFGYAGVQVAFSVQTGNMGRIFQTLGSDPTKLGFFFILPPLAGMITQPLIGLFSDKTWLPKFGRRMPYLIGGCLVSLIVLLLLPNTGSFGFGYGSMTALWFGAVTVLFMDLSANVSMQPFKMIIPDMVNEKQTDKAWSLQNIWGSLGGVIAFVFPFILTSFGVANTAARGVVPDSVKISFYVAAAILLLSTIFTIMNVKEYDPETLAYYHGFKSDDKTHESFIDILKHAPKVFWTLGIVEFFVWFGIPYMWTYSTGALSENIWRVSDPASAGYQAAGNWFGILQAVYSVVAIVVGILFQRLNDKTRKMTYFLSLIAGGLGFIIVAYGHTHVSSLIGFVLIGIGWIALISIPFTILTNALDGKHDGVYLGLFNCFICIPQIVASVASFAIFPAVGKSMAHMLAIAGVSLMIGGCLIWIVKEEKIQVDMTQKGE, from the coding sequence ATGAGTAGTAACGAGCACAAAAAAGGTCAGCTTCCGATGCTGACTAGCATGCAGCTATTTCTAATGACTTTTGGCTATGCAGGCGTCCAGGTTGCCTTTTCGGTTCAAACTGGCAATATGGGAAGAATATTCCAGACCTTAGGTTCCGACCCAACTAAATTAGGATTTTTCTTCATCTTGCCCCCTTTGGCAGGTATGATCACTCAACCCTTAATTGGTCTATTTTCTGACAAAACATGGTTGCCTAAATTTGGTCGGCGAATGCCTTACCTCATTGGTGGGTGCTTAGTATCATTGATTGTTTTACTATTATTGCCCAACACAGGTTCATTTGGTTTTGGTTATGGATCAATGACAGCCTTGTGGTTTGGTGCAGTAACAGTATTGTTCATGGACTTGTCCGCAAACGTTTCAATGCAGCCTTTTAAGATGATTATTCCTGATATGGTCAATGAAAAGCAAACTGACAAAGCATGGAGCTTACAAAATATATGGGGAAGTTTGGGTGGCGTGATTGCCTTTGTTTTCCCATTTATCTTAACTTCGTTTGGTGTTGCTAACACTGCGGCACGTGGGGTTGTGCCTGATTCAGTTAAGATTTCATTTTATGTTGCAGCTGCAATATTATTATTGTCAACAATTTTTACCATTATGAACGTAAAAGAGTATGATCCGGAAACCTTGGCATATTACCACGGATTTAAATCTGATGATAAGACACACGAGTCGTTTATTGATATTTTGAAACACGCGCCCAAGGTTTTTTGGACTTTAGGCATTGTTGAATTCTTTGTCTGGTTTGGTATTCCATACATGTGGACTTATTCAACTGGTGCTCTGTCAGAAAACATCTGGCGCGTTTCAGATCCTGCATCTGCGGGCTACCAAGCAGCAGGTAACTGGTTTGGTATTCTGCAGGCAGTGTATTCGGTTGTTGCAATAGTAGTGGGTATTTTATTTCAAAGATTAAACGATAAGACAAGAAAAATGACGTATTTCTTAAGTTTGATAGCTGGTGGTTTAGGATTTATTATCGTAGCTTATGGGCATACTCATGTGTCGTCGTTAATTGGCTTTGTATTAATCGGTATTGGTTGGATTGCATTGATTTCGATTCCATTTACTATTCTGACGAACGCATTGGATGGTAAACATGATGGCGTTTATCTAGGTCTGTTTAATTGCTTTATCTGTATCCCTCAAATTGTTGCTTCGGTAGCAAGTTTCGCTATTTTTCCAGCCGTCGGAAAATCAATGGCCCACATGTTAGCAATTGCAGGTGTCTCTCTGATGATTGGTGGTTGTTTAATTTGGATTGTTAAAGAAGAAAAAATACAAGTAGATATGACACAAAAAGGAGAATGA
- a CDS encoding glycoside hydrolase family 65 protein: MKRIFEINPWTVATHNLDPEDKRLQESMTSLGNEYMGMRGMFEEVYSGDTHQGIYIGGVWFPDKTRVGWWKNGYPLYFGKAINALNFVKADIYIDGHQIDLAKNEFQDFEVSLDMKHGVLNRRFTVFGVEVQVSRFVSAAFKELADIHYTFTSVDGYKHNIRFDASIDADVVNEDANYDEKFWQVLDAGNGVSSSFIATQTIENPFGVPQFTVVARQSFIGGEKHGTNRGTKEVTDDFDIEVPTSGTVNFEKRVIVTTSRDYDSLKETIDAGTALTDEVLEKSYQELYEDHAQEWLKRWEKADVQIEGDDAAQQGIRFNLFHLFSTYYGNDPRLNIGPKGFTGEKYGGATYWDTEAFAIPVYLGVADPSVTRSLLQYRFDQLDGAFHNAKQQGLKGALYPMVTFDGIESHNEWEITFEEIHRNSTIAYAIYNYTNITGDHSWLDGDGAQVLYSIARFWADRVHYSKRNDQYMIHGVTGPNEYENNVNNNYYTNWMAKWVLQYSLDHYDEINDKQKTKLAITDEELVQWQDIVTKMYLPEADVDTKNGKKHIFVQHDTFLDKDLTPIADMPQNIRPINQNWSWDRILRSPYIKQSDTLHAMFYFPDAFTEEEKRNNFNFYEPLTVHESSLSPSVHAILAADLQMVDKAVEMYERAARLDLDNYNNDTDDGLHITAMTGSWLAIVQGFAGMRVRNDEIHLKPFLPKNWTKYAFRLVFRGHVLEVTVDKEGTDVQLISGDPLTINLLGEQVTLTR, from the coding sequence ATGAAAAGAATCTTTGAAATTAACCCTTGGACAGTTGCAACGCATAATTTAGATCCTGAAGACAAACGCCTACAGGAATCTATGACTAGTTTGGGGAACGAATATATGGGTATGCGTGGTATGTTTGAAGAAGTTTATTCAGGCGATACACACCAAGGTATCTATATTGGAGGTGTGTGGTTTCCAGATAAAACAAGAGTTGGCTGGTGGAAAAACGGGTATCCACTATACTTTGGAAAAGCTATCAATGCTTTGAATTTTGTGAAAGCAGACATTTATATTGATGGGCATCAAATTGATTTAGCCAAGAATGAGTTTCAGGATTTTGAAGTATCCTTAGACATGAAACATGGCGTTTTGAATCGTCGGTTTACAGTCTTTGGCGTTGAAGTTCAGGTATCGCGTTTCGTTTCAGCTGCGTTTAAAGAGCTAGCGGATATTCATTATACTTTTACATCTGTTGATGGATATAAGCACAACATACGTTTTGATGCTAGCATTGATGCTGATGTAGTCAATGAAGATGCTAATTATGACGAAAAATTTTGGCAAGTCTTAGATGCCGGTAATGGTGTCTCATCGTCATTTATTGCCACACAAACCATTGAAAATCCATTTGGTGTGCCACAATTCACAGTGGTTGCTCGTCAAAGCTTCATTGGTGGCGAAAAGCACGGCACTAATCGTGGAACAAAAGAAGTTACTGATGACTTTGATATTGAGGTACCAACTAGCGGCACAGTAAATTTTGAAAAGCGTGTCATCGTAACCACTTCTCGAGATTACGATAGTTTAAAAGAAACTATAGATGCTGGGACAGCGTTGACGGACGAAGTTTTAGAAAAATCTTATCAAGAATTATATGAAGACCATGCGCAAGAATGGTTGAAACGGTGGGAGAAGGCTGACGTTCAAATTGAAGGTGATGATGCTGCGCAACAAGGTATTCGGTTCAATTTGTTCCACCTCTTCTCAACTTATTATGGTAATGATCCACGGCTAAATATTGGACCAAAAGGATTCACCGGTGAAAAATATGGTGGTGCAACGTACTGGGACACAGAAGCTTTTGCCATTCCGGTCTATCTAGGTGTTGCTGATCCATCAGTTACAAGATCACTGTTGCAATATCGTTTTGATCAACTTGATGGTGCCTTTCATAATGCTAAACAACAAGGTCTAAAAGGGGCGCTTTATCCTATGGTGACTTTTGATGGTATTGAATCTCATAATGAGTGGGAAATAACATTTGAAGAAATTCACCGTAATTCAACTATTGCTTATGCGATTTATAATTATACAAATATTACCGGAGATCATTCTTGGTTAGATGGGGATGGGGCGCAAGTACTTTACAGCATCGCGCGTTTCTGGGCTGACCGTGTTCACTATTCAAAACGCAATGATCAGTATATGATTCACGGTGTCACTGGACCCAATGAATATGAAAATAATGTTAATAATAATTACTACACTAATTGGATGGCTAAATGGGTCTTACAGTATTCGCTTGATCACTATGACGAAATTAATGATAAGCAAAAGACAAAGCTAGCTATTACCGATGAAGAGTTGGTTCAATGGCAAGATATTGTTACTAAAATGTATTTACCAGAAGCTGATGTTGATACAAAAAATGGCAAAAAACATATTTTTGTACAACATGATACATTTTTGGATAAAGATTTAACCCCAATTGCTGATATGCCACAAAATATTCGTCCAATCAACCAGAACTGGTCTTGGGATCGAATACTGCGGTCGCCATATATTAAGCAATCTGACACTTTGCACGCAATGTTCTATTTTCCTGATGCCTTTACTGAAGAAGAGAAACGTAACAATTTTAACTTTTATGAGCCACTGACTGTGCACGAATCATCATTATCACCGTCAGTTCATGCGATATTGGCTGCTGATTTGCAAATGGTTGACAAAGCTGTTGAAATGTATGAACGCGCTGCACGATTGGATTTGGATAATTACAATAATGATACTGATGATGGGTTGCATATTACTGCGATGACCGGTTCATGGTTGGCAATCGTGCAGGGATTTGCCGGGATGCGAGTACGAAATGACGAAATACACTTAAAGCCATTTTTGCCTAAAAATTGGACAAAATACGCATTCCGTTTGGTTTTTCGTGGCCATGTTTTGGAAGTGACGGTTGACAAAGAAGGTACAGATGTCCAACTGATTTCTGGTGACCCACTTACGATTAATTTATTGGGTGAACAAGTCACGTTAACGAGATAA
- a CDS encoding glycoside hydrolase family 13 protein, whose translation MEKIQWWQKAVVYQIYPRSFQDSNGDGVGDIPGIIERLPYLKDLGVQVIWLSPIYQSPNDDNGYDISDYREVLPEFGTMADVQKMLEVAHHLGLKIMMDLVVNHTSDEHQWFQESRKNKDNPYRNYYIWRDPVDGHEPNNWLSDFGGSAWEFDNNTQQYYLHLFSKKQPDLNWDNPDLRKNIYDTMKWWLDQGVDGFRMDVINLISKPSDLPNDPNVTLENHGSSMDFVANGPNIHEYLQEMNQEVLSKHDIITVGETPGVSTSDAMKYAGFDSHELQMIFQFEHTEIDNSPEGLGKWSDERFKLVDLKRILSKWQNDLYGKAWNSLYWNNHDRPRVVSRFGNDSDEYRILSAKMLAATLHFMQGTPYIYQGEEIGMTNIDLPSIKDYQDIDTLNAYNDLVVQQKRVTADKMMSYVHHSSRDNARTPMQWDNIKNAGFTDSHPWLSVNPNYQTINVADALTDQQSIFHFYQKLIALRQELPIITTGKYEVLDLEDASVYAYKRIDKNTQLLVISNFTDQKQTRHYDRTQSAQLVISNYSDDQGDVLRPYESKVYMF comes from the coding sequence ATGGAAAAAATACAGTGGTGGCAGAAAGCTGTTGTCTACCAAATTTATCCCAGAAGCTTTCAAGATAGTAACGGAGATGGTGTGGGGGATATACCTGGCATTATTGAACGATTACCCTATTTGAAAGATCTTGGTGTCCAAGTGATTTGGCTAAGTCCAATTTATCAGTCGCCAAATGATGATAATGGCTATGACATTAGTGATTATCGTGAAGTCTTACCAGAGTTTGGAACAATGGCAGATGTTCAAAAAATGCTTGAGGTAGCACATCATTTAGGGCTAAAAATTATGATGGATTTGGTCGTCAACCATACTTCTGATGAACATCAATGGTTTCAAGAGAGTCGTAAAAATAAGGATAATCCTTATCGCAATTATTATATTTGGCGAGATCCTGTGGATGGACACGAACCTAATAACTGGTTATCAGACTTTGGTGGATCAGCATGGGAATTTGACAATAATACACAACAATATTATTTGCACCTATTCTCAAAGAAACAACCAGATCTTAATTGGGATAACCCTGATTTACGAAAAAATATTTACGATACGATGAAATGGTGGTTAGATCAAGGTGTTGATGGTTTCCGCATGGATGTTATTAACCTAATTTCAAAACCATCAGATTTACCAAATGATCCAAATGTCACTTTAGAAAATCATGGCTCATCAATGGATTTTGTCGCTAATGGACCAAATATTCATGAGTATTTACAAGAGATGAATCAAGAGGTATTGTCAAAACATGACATCATTACTGTTGGTGAAACGCCAGGTGTATCAACAAGTGATGCAATGAAATATGCCGGATTTGATTCGCATGAGTTGCAGATGATTTTCCAGTTTGAACATACAGAAATCGATAATAGTCCCGAGGGACTAGGTAAGTGGAGTGATGAACGTTTCAAGTTGGTTGATTTAAAACGTATTTTATCCAAATGGCAAAATGATTTGTATGGTAAGGCTTGGAACAGTCTGTATTGGAACAATCATGATCGACCAAGAGTAGTCTCACGATTTGGGAATGATTCAGACGAATATCGTATATTATCTGCTAAAATGTTAGCTGCAACTTTACATTTTATGCAGGGAACACCTTATATTTACCAAGGTGAAGAAATTGGTATGACCAATATTGACCTACCATCTATTAAAGACTACCAAGATATTGATACCTTGAATGCATATAATGATTTAGTTGTTCAACAAAAACGAGTTACTGCTGATAAAATGATGTCTTATGTTCATCATTCTTCAAGAGACAATGCACGAACACCAATGCAATGGGATAACATTAAAAATGCCGGATTCACTGATAGTCACCCATGGTTAAGTGTTAATCCTAATTACCAGACCATCAATGTGGCAGATGCATTAACTGATCAACAGTCAATTTTTCATTTTTACCAAAAGCTCATCGCCTTAAGGCAAGAGCTACCTATTATCACGACTGGAAAGTATGAAGTGTTGGATCTAGAAGACGCATCTGTTTATGCTTACAAGCGTATTGACAAAAACACGCAATTACTGGTTATTAGTAACTTTACTGATCAAAAGCAAACACGTCATTACGATCGAACCCAATCTGCACAATTAGTTATAAGTAATTATTCAGATGATCAAGGGGACGTACTCAGACCTTATGAATCAAAAGTATATATGTTTTAA
- the pgmB gene encoding beta-phosphoglucomutase, with protein sequence MQKFKDIKGFAFDLDGVIADTARFHGQAWHQTADEVGTTWTPQLAESLKGISRMESLQMILDAGNHTDDFSQVDKEALAEKKNHFYQRLIATLTEEDILPGMKSFIHSAKVAGYKMSIASASKNAPMILDHLGLANDFVGIVDPATLTKGKPDPEIFVRAAEVLELSPNQVIGLEDSAAGIESINSAGQISLAIGDAVVLSAADLIFSSTADVTLQSIQSKMDKIKSN encoded by the coding sequence ATGCAAAAATTTAAAGATATTAAGGGATTTGCTTTTGATTTAGATGGGGTCATTGCAGATACAGCTCGATTTCATGGACAAGCTTGGCATCAGACTGCTGATGAAGTCGGCACAACTTGGACACCACAATTGGCTGAATCACTCAAAGGTATTAGTCGCATGGAATCATTGCAAATGATTTTAGACGCGGGTAATCATACGGATGATTTTTCACAAGTTGATAAAGAAGCACTTGCTGAAAAGAAAAATCATTTTTATCAACGATTGATTGCAACATTAACGGAGGAAGACATATTGCCGGGGATGAAAAGTTTTATTCATTCGGCTAAAGTGGCAGGGTACAAAATGTCTATTGCCTCAGCCTCAAAAAACGCTCCTATGATTCTTGATCATTTGGGATTAGCAAATGATTTTGTTGGAATAGTGGATCCAGCAACACTGACAAAGGGAAAACCAGATCCTGAAATTTTTGTTAGGGCTGCAGAAGTGCTAGAATTGTCACCTAATCAAGTCATTGGATTAGAAGACTCAGCAGCCGGTATCGAGTCAATTAATAGTGCTGGTCAAATATCGTTGGCAATTGGTGATGCAGTTGTTTTATCGGCTGCTGATTTGATTTTCAGTTCGACTGCCGATGTTACTCTGCAAAGTATTCAATCTAAAATGGACAAAATCAAGTCCAACTAA
- a CDS encoding LacI family DNA-binding transcriptional regulator, giving the protein MAITIKDIADKAGLSPASVSRILTNRGRFNADTAKRVRELAESMGYLKNQSAADLSQKQSRVIGVLVPSEHTNFADEIIKGMRSKAYELNYELLIAFVDVNKEQQLQTVHSLLSRKVLAIVMLAVDIEIADPVFNLLTSTGVQLLSVSNQLNNEIPSISSDNYVMMHQIVDYLYEHGHEKIALIGASNPNSIVAKLRRQGFIDALSKHGIEHHPDFIWGTENAYQTRMDAIKHFGIPLPFTAAIGSADIISVGILNGAKDAQIDVPKDLSIITIDGTEIAQITRPILSAAKQDFQLMGQLAISALDEQELAPHAVFFTETKIVPSGTVTTLDKNN; this is encoded by the coding sequence ATGGCTATCACTATTAAAGACATTGCAGATAAAGCTGGTCTTTCACCGGCATCCGTATCTCGAATTTTAACTAATCGAGGTCGTTTTAATGCGGATACAGCAAAAAGAGTTCGTGAACTTGCAGAATCAATGGGTTATCTTAAGAATCAATCAGCAGCCGATTTATCACAAAAACAAAGTCGCGTTATTGGCGTGTTAGTACCAAGCGAGCATACTAATTTTGCTGATGAAATTATTAAGGGCATGCGATCTAAAGCGTATGAACTCAACTATGAATTACTTATTGCTTTTGTCGATGTAAACAAAGAACAACAGCTGCAAACCGTTCATTCTTTGCTATCTCGAAAAGTGCTAGCAATTGTCATGTTGGCAGTGGATATTGAAATCGCTGACCCAGTTTTTAACTTGCTGACCAGTACTGGTGTCCAACTTCTTAGCGTTTCAAACCAATTAAACAATGAAATCCCTTCAATTTCCTCTGATAATTATGTTATGATGCACCAAATTGTTGATTATCTTTACGAACATGGCCACGAAAAGATTGCGCTCATTGGTGCTTCAAATCCAAATTCAATTGTTGCTAAGTTACGAAGACAAGGATTTATTGACGCACTTTCAAAACATGGAATTGAACATCACCCCGACTTCATATGGGGAACAGAGAATGCTTACCAAACCAGAATGGATGCTATCAAACATTTTGGTATCCCGTTACCTTTTACAGCAGCAATTGGTTCGGCTGATATTATCAGTGTTGGCATCCTCAATGGTGCTAAAGATGCTCAAATTGATGTTCCAAAAGACTTATCTATCATAACAATTGACGGTACTGAAATAGCACAAATAACCCGCCCCATTCTCAGTGCTGCCAAACAGGATTTCCAATTGATGGGACAGTTAGCTATTTCGGCACTAGATGAACAGGAATTAGCGCCACATGCTGTTTTCTTTACAGAGACTAAAATCGTCCCGTCAGGCACAGTGACAACACTTGACAAAAATAATTAG